One Salvelinus namaycush isolate Seneca chromosome 4, SaNama_1.0, whole genome shotgun sequence genomic window carries:
- the LOC120045395 gene encoding myeloid-associated differentiation marker-like protein 2, protein MTQIVLGILTFILAAVQGETQHTYWNYAMFSWAFCSIMTLIITVIEMFKLHLLLKFCLDWDDFTTGMAMSSALMTTSVFVMYANFYICKKCLYSIVIAFLALLCGVAYILEVVKDKFMDKKKGSYLAALPGFWKVLEAFVSCIIFISLTGYDGKPALIMCIVAYVIPFPIIPIIIITNIFTKIKNCLPFNIDRFVFIFLVISVVLYTFAAIIWPIYTFRGNPRPSDCPGSFCIWAIQFMVAFMTYVNLILFIMDLVFTLLGMCGFKRS, encoded by the coding sequence ATGACTCAGATAGTGCTGGGCATCTTGACCTTCATCCTGGCCGCTGTTCAGGGCGAGACTCAACACACCTACTGGAACTATGCCATGTTCAGCTGGGCCTTCTGCTCCATCATGACCCTCATCATCACCGTCATTGAGATGTTCAAACTCCACCTCCTCCTCAAGTTTTGTCTGGACTGGGACGACTTCACCACGGGAATGGCGATGTCCTCCGCTCTCATGACCACGTCCGTCTTCGTCATGTACGCCAACTTCTACATCTGCAAAAAATGTTTGTACTCGATTGTGATCGCCTTCCTCGCCCTACTTTGTGGCGTGGCCTACATCTTAGAGGTCGTGAAAGATAAGTTCATGGATAAGAAGAAGGGGAGCTACCTGGCCGCCCTGCCTggcttctggaaggttctggaGGCTTTCGTGAGCTGCATCATTTTTATCTCCCTCACGGGTTATGACGGGAAACCGGCACTGATCATGTGCATTGTGGCCTATGTCATTCCCTTCCCCATCATCCCTattatcatcatcaccaacaTCTTCACAAAAATTAAGAACTGTTTGCCATTtaatatagacaggtttgtgttTATATTTCTGGTCATCTCTGTGGTTCTCTATACTTTTGCTGCCATCATCTGGCCCATCTATACATTCAGAGGCAACCCTCGTCCCAGTGACTGTCCTGGAAGCTTCTGTATCTGGGCCATTCAGTTCATGGTGGCATTCATGACATACGTCAATCTGATCCTCTTTATAATGGACTTGGTGTTTACCCTGCTTGGGATGTGTGGCTTCAAACGCTCATAG
- the LOC120045396 gene encoding myeloid-associated differentiation marker-like protein 2: protein MCKHFKSLPNILRLLEIILCTLALVIPMFRGRMVNPYGIYCEFIWVFCVIVAVVLLVSEIMLLHILLPNWDDLVCGLTMLCTLMVAAATLIFAIVFGCLSCFSSVFCIIFSLAATVVFLVDSVKRKMKCPKGYLSNLRGILRFTEAVLACIILAGATNYFLGVEGEFRPPAMFWCIVVYVVCLPVTVLIIPIHLCSLLESLISCIGMDLLELVFNIVAVVLYLSALILWPVFGYKHYREYNPPNCDNCRHDNLDVVTVGTIANLILYVVDLVFTILARLKS, encoded by the coding sequence ATGTGTAAACACTTCAAGAGTCTGCCCAACATCTTGCGGCTGCTGGAGATCATACTGTGTACGTTAGCCTTGGTCATCCCTATGTTCAGGGGTAGGATGGTGAACCCATACGGCATCTACTGCGAGTTCATCTGGGTTTTCTGTGTCATTGTGGCTGTGGTCCTACTGGTGTCCGAGATCATGCTATTGCACATCCTCCTGCCGAACTGGGACGACCTTGTTTGCGGTCTGACCATGCTGTGCACGCTCATGGTCGCCGCCGCCACGCTCATTTTCGCCATCGTCTTTGGCTGCCTGTCATGTTTCAGCAGTGTCTTCTGCATCATCTTCTCATTGGCCGCTACCGTGGTCTTCCTGGTGGACAGCGTCAAGAGAAAAATGAAATGTCCAAAGGGCTATCTATCAAACCTGAGGGGTATTCTGAGATTCACAGAGGCCGTCCTGGCTTGCATCATCCTCGCCGGCGCCACCAACTACTTCCTGGGTGTGGAAGGCGAATTCCGCCCACCCGCCATGTTCTGGTGCATTGTAGTCTATGTAGTCTGTCTCCCTGTGACCGTTCTCATCATACCCATCCATCTGTGCAGTCTACTTGAAAGCCTCATCTCCTGTATTGGGATGGATCTGTTGGAGCTGGTGTTTAACATAGTGGCTGTGGTGTTGTACCTGTCTGCCCTCATCCTCTGGCCTGTCTTCGGTTACAAGCACTACCGTGAGTACAATCCACCAAACTGTGACAACTGTCGCCATGACAACCTGGATGTGGTAACTGTGGGGACCATTGCCAATCTCATCCTCTACGTCGTGGACTTGGTTTTCACCATCTTGGCTCGACTGAAATCCTAA